tttttttttttttgtggggctATAGTACGCTGCAAGGCCACTTTCTGGTAGTCACGAGAATATGCCCAGAAAACAGGTGAGCCATCACTCTTAGGCTCCCATCTTTGACAGCACACATGCATCATACACCCCCACATAATCTACCATTCAACTGACTTCTTAGGATCGCATGAATGCGAGTACGGTGTGCATGCAAAGAGCTGCTGCAATGCTGTAAACCATGGATGGTTGCATGCTTTGGATCTTTCATATCAGAGCATCATCATCTCCCGGTTatccttcctttttccttctttttttacctCAATTTCTATCTTTGTTTCTATTCCCTCGACTGCAAAGTGGTTTCTTCTGCTTTTGGAAAACTCGGGAGCAGTTCGCTCAACATCAAGGGATGGCTCCGGTTCTGAGTCTGACCGCGTTAAGCGGGTTTCCGTTATTTGTCCTCGTTCTCTCTCTTGAGCTGGTCATATGAGTAGGCACCAACTGCATCAACTCGATTCGAAACATCAAAAGCTTGACCCTTTCGAGAGAGGATTAGAATACAATAGAAAATGGAGCTGACAAAACCCATTTCGATTACTATATTCACTTATTTTTTCCTGGGCGAAACGTGGTTCCTTCCATCCAACTCCCCCTCCGAGTCACAAGATCACCCCATAGAGAAGTGCTTTTCCCGatgaagaaaaaacaattcTTCAAATCCCTGTCAGTGgatgctcaaaaaaaaaaaaaaaaaaaaaaatccctgtCAGTGTGCAAAGACCTTTTCAGCTGGCCCCACCAGTAGTTATTTGAGGGAGAATGGATTGGAAAGGGGTGAAACTCTCTCCTGTATTTCTTGCCCCTACCCTACCGAAGTGCTCTCGACAAAAAGTGAGAAACTCACAAAAACCTAAGCACCTAGAAAAAGTTGCACTTCTTGGGCTTCACTCAACTACAAACACGTCCATTCCCATTGGCGGTTGACTTCGATCCCATCTTTTTCCTCCCAGCACGACATCACCTCTGTCTGGGGCCTCCACTTCTCATTGCTTTATCTCTTGCCTCTTGCAAattcttcaattgatttttcaagcATCAACAGTGAATAACACCAAAAACATTTAGTAAGCTAGTGTTAGATACATAAATTTCTATTCTGTTCTGCATAAACTTTCTCATCGTCGTTGTCATCGACGCTGGCGGGTCAGTTTGGATCTTTCCCCCCTGGCTGTGCAGTCAAGCCTAGCATGAAGGTCGAGAAAGATAAAAACATGAAAGTGGCATATTCGATATGACCAGGAGAGAGACCCCACtttgagaaaacaaagaaagaaccaaGAGGGTTCCTCAAAGACCCCGAATTTTTCCTAATATCAGAAGCCATCACCGAGAAGAAACggacaaaaaaaagtaaaaactatCAGAAAAAGCTCAAAACTTGATTTCCTACTGATGACCTGAAAGACTTTTTCTACACTTCCTAGGAGCATCAAAGTTTGTAGCAGTCGATTATTGCTAAATCCAATTTGTCAGAGGGAATGTACAAAAACCAGCTCCACTGCATGGTTCACCCACTGCAATGTCCAGAATCAGCACCAAGACCAACAACCCTTTCCTTATCATCTTCCATGGGTGGGAGCTCATTGAGGTCGAAATCCAACACTTTGCTGCTCATCTCGCCGATTGCGCTGGGCGAATTAGCCACTTGGCTCAACGGGGTACTCAAGTCTGCATCAAGCCTGTAACTCCCAGGCACTGCTGAGAACTCCGCCGACACTGTTTCACGATCTCTTCTGATAGTTTGACTGTTCTTGGTGGGCTTGCTGTGGCTGGACTTGTGACCACCCAAGGCTTGGTGGCTTGAAAAGGACTTGTTGCAAATACTGCACTTGAACCTACCAGGTGTCGCAGGATCGACGATTCTATTCTGGACATCGTAATCAGCGTGTAGTTCTTCCAAGTCCCTGAACCTTTTGATCCTTCTACTCTTCTTCAACTCGCTGCCAAGTTTATAGTAGGAACGTTGTACCCGTTCTTCTTTAACACGGTTCATCATCATATTTACAGGCTTTTTAGGTTTTAACTCAGTTTCTGAAAAGGCCTCCACTTCTTTGTTTTCTGCTATTGCACTGCAGTTTCTAGCTTCAATGCCAGAATAAGAATCTATGCAGCAATTCGCTTTGCAATTCTCCTCCATCCTATGCTCATCCTTGTCATCAGTTGTTGCGTCGATTCTGGGCCTAATCAATGGCGAGACTTTACTCGGTGGATTCCCATCAGCAAGCATCACAAGAGCTTCTTGCACCTGTGCGTCTAAACCCACACCCTCACCCGAACCGGACCTCGACCCCGATCCTGATCCTGAGCCTGAGCCTGCGACGGAGGGTGTACCGGCTTTCTTGCCTCTTTTAGCGGTGACCCCCCATCCTGGGACGGACTTTGATAGATCTACAGCACCTGAGCTCCTCTCCTTAGCATCATCATCAGAACCAATCTGATCATCGTCTGCCTTCCGAACAACCACCGAATCCGAGACAGTGGATGGTGAGCTTTGTTTGGCCGCAGCGGCTGAAGGAGGCTGAATTCCCCTCCATTCCCTCTCAGGATGCGATCTCATGTGCCCGTACAAGGACTTTATCGAAGGGAAACTCTTGCCACAAATCACACAAGTCTGGTGATCATCCTGACCTCCCGCCATCGTGGCCGAGCTCCGCCGGCTGTTGTTCTTGGTACCGCTTCTCTTGATCTTCCGTCCGTGAATCTTCTTGCGCAGAGGCTCTTTGGTGGACTGAGCGTGAATTCTCATGTGACCGCCCAAAGCTTTCCCTGAGCTAAATCCTTTCCTGCAAAACATGCATACCGGAGAAGTCGACTCAGATGCCGCCGGATACTCCACGtggtcgtcttcttcctcataACTGCTACCACCGTCTTTTTCACTGCTGCACTGAGCTTTCTGGATGTTCAGCTTGATGTAGAGTACACCGCTGCTCGCCATCAGCTTAGTCTCTCGGTGAAGATCTTCCTCCATTGGAGacttgagagagaaagaagccaGAGAAGTGAGGAGCTAAGAAACCAGCTATATATAGAAAAACTGAAGCTTCAGctctgattctctctctctctctctctctctctctctctctctatgtgagATATTGTAGCAAACAAGAGAATTGATTATTCAGAGAATATACTTAATGAAGGTACAGCAAACTAGGTCACCCAGAGAAAAGAAGACCCTTAAATCGATCAGCCgacaacagagagagagagagagagggggagggagaagGAAATAGGAAAGAGATCACGAGATCAAGAAGAGGTCGCTTAGCTGGTAAGGAACATACCCTTTCGAATGTGTTGGCCTCCAAGATGACCCCCAGAAGAAGATATCGCCGAAACCCAAACGGCAAACCAGCTCACATTCACCTAAATCTCCGGATCAAATCCAACgtgatcaagagagagagagagagagagagagagagagagattttgaagTAGGCGACCGCGCCAGGAAAAAAAACCCACATGAGAAGAagctaagaagaagaagaagaagaagaagatgaagacgagGGTTATGGTGAAgacgaaggagaaggaggagaaggacaGAGGTAAGGGTTGCAGTGTTGAAAGGTGCCTTCTCTGCGCAATTTCGATCTCTAAAACTGCTGTCGAGGAAGGGAAAATAAATTGACCCTCACGTTCTATCTTCCCCGCTTTGGCCTCTCAATTCCGTTTCCCCCTCTCAGAATCTCCTGTTCCCATAAATACGCagccctcctcctcccctttttACTTTGACCACTCTCCTTTGCTATCTCCCAAAACAAGGAGAAACGACAAttaccaataaataaataaataaataaaaaaaaattaagagagagagagagagagagagagagagtccaatCAAAAAGGAGTCGTGACTTGCGAGGCAATCATCCTCTGTTTGGTGATTTTGCTCACTAGTAGAAAACGattattttagggattaataAAGAATTGCCTTCAGGGCATGCCGCACTttcctcaaattaattttacttGAAAAGTTCgttaacttttaaaaaatatttaaactcaAAAAGTTCTCCGTGATGCCTTGTGAACCGCACATCTTTTTTGATAATGGTGCCGAGCCTAATAAACAATCAGCGAGGCTCttcattaataaattaaaaaaaaaaaaaaaaaaaaaggaatccgTCTCATGGTATGTGATGTGCAATTAGCATATAAGACTACTGTGGTAATCCTAATTTAAAGGGAATTAAGATATCAATCaccaacagaaaaaaaaaaataccagaAGGAGGAGGACCAGAAATTGGCCATGATTCTAAGTTCTTACCCTCTAATTGTACTTTGTTCCACGCGGTTTCGACTTTGAAACGTCAGTTTCTTAGCCAATATCCATATTTACCCCTTAGTTTCACATTCATTTACATGCCTAACTTGGGAAGTCATATGAAGGGAGAATCTCGGAACCCTTTGTCTCCATTTAGGACTCATTtatttcatggaagacaaatgatttagaaaatatttccctaaaaataactatctttataaaaaaaaatattttagttaCCGACAATAGttcatgtttaaatatttttgtgaatgatGGGAATGTTTTTCATTCATGCAATTTTGCGAGCGATAAAAACGGTCATTTTTAGAGGAATATTCTTTAAATCGTTCATTTTCCACGAACAAATGTGCCCTAAATTACTAGCCAAATTAAATCGGACCCTTCTGGTCATACCAACTCCTAagtactttttgatttttttagcatccGTTCATAAGTATGTGATTAAGAAGAAAGCGATAGGAACATGTATTGaatcttctttatcttttcaaTGAGGGTTTGACATATTTGAGAGTTATTCCATATATTTTGATATTactaatcaaatttttgagGCGTAGGTGAAGCTAAGTGCAGTCGCACTCAATTTTGCTTCAAGATCATGTACATATCGAATATGGATAGAGTCAATCAGATTAGTGATTTCGAATCGGAGATCCGATTAGCATCTATAACAAACAAACTGTATAGTTCTGTTGTGTATTAtcttcctaaattaatttttcacaCCTTCAAAAAGCCTAACAACCCCATTGGATCCATAAGATAGGAGTCCACTTCATCGGACGAAGACACCATGTCGAGACCATGTCCAACGCATTTATCTAATACTCGTGCACATACATGATTTCAGCAATCTACTCGTGGCTGTGGTGGTGCATGCGCAATTCTTGATTACCAAAACTATAGCCTTTAAAAGTCTAgttaagtttgaaaatctaaGAATTTCTCCGCAAAGGTTTTGTTCACATAAATATTCTCGTAAAATCTagaatgatattattttataatttttattttatttcggaaCATGAAAAAACACAAGGCTTTATCACCAAAATTATATTTCTCACATAATGTATCGTCATGGATATATGAGCATGTTAGTCAAGTGAGCAATTCAATTCCTTTACCGCTTCTCCTTCTTTGGTCCAACATACAAATCAAACTCAAAGCATGGGATTCCCAAACCAACCTTTTTGACCGCACAAAATCGGATCGATTACCAGTCTCTGCTTTGACTATTCTCGTTCCATCCCGTCGTCCTGTATTATTCACGGATgcctaaaaaaatttctacgAAAAAGCGTCGCTCTTCAATTATTccacacacaaaaaaataaaaaaaaaattatttttaatcataaaaataagtTACTCATGTCACTTATTATGAGGTAAGCGAAAACGgcatataaaaagaaagataggCGATGAAAATTTGATCATCTTAGGATATGAATTTAAACCTTTGCGTCGAACaaagaaatttgatttaatttaatgcAAAGTCTATTAGACATTTAGCGACGTAAGTATTATGTTTTTGAAAAACAACTCTTATTTCAATGAATATGCTATTTTGGTTCAGTTAATTTGTCAACGTTCATATGCTTCAGAAATTTCTCTCTTGGCCGACAGATATGTCAATTCTCAACATGTGCTTTTgcatagtttttatttatttattataaattattatcaaaagGAAACCTAACTGTGATGAAACTTCTACACAGGTTCGTAGGTATATGTTGTCCCCACTGATTACGAGACACATGCCAACTGGATCTCGCAAAAACCTGTCTGATGATCTCATCGTGAATTCATACTTGGCCGGCACAAAATCGATCCGAAAGCGAATCAGGATCCAACTCACGGAATCATTTCTGGACCTTAATATCAAGAACGGAATCGCAGGAAAAGAATGGCAGACCTTCACACGGAGGATTCGACAGAAGGAACCGACGAGGGGGAGTCGAAGAAAGCAGAGCTAATTTAGAGAGCAACTACAAGCCGAtgacaaaagagagaaggagcTATACAGACAACGGGGTTCTGGACGACTTTCAGGATCGGGTCAACCGAAGAACTTGGGGTCGTAGCCGTTGCTGGTGGTGGCGAGGATGTAGTAGGCGACGATGTGGCCGATGGAGCCCCAGGCGAGGACGTCGACGATGTTGAAGCCGACGGGGTCGTTGGACTTGAGGAGGCTCACGTACTCCTGGGCCCTCACGTCCCCGGCCTCGAAGTGGGTCTTCCCGTTCTGCTCCGGCACCTGCTTCGCCACGTTCTCCCTCTGGAAGTTGAAGAACACGAACCTCCCCAGGAACAGCGACAGCCCCGTGCTCAGGCTTATCACCACCGGCGCGCTCAGCTCCGCCCTTACCGCCCCCGACCTCCTCGGCGCAgccgcggcggcggaggaggaggaggaagcccTGGTGGCCCTGTTGGCGAGGGGCCTGAGGCCTTGGAAGGAGATGCTGGCCGGAGAGAGGCCGCCGGCGTGGCGCCTGGAGGTGGCGCCGGCGGCGAGGGACAAGACGGCGGGGGAAGCGGCGGCCATCGTCGGTGCGGAGGTTGCGGTGGAAGCGGTGGAGGGGGGAGAGGTGGGAGTGGAGGGGATTGGATGGATATGATGGTTAAAAGGTAGAGGAGAGCGAGAGAGCGGTTGTGCGGATGGAaattggagagagagatagatttTGGGAGGTGACGTGGACGGATTCCATTGGTCCTCTTCGGATGAGAGATTTTTGTGTTCCACTTGGCGTCTGAGAGCCAGCCACCGTTTATCAatggggaaatgcaaaggcaGCCAGACCGTCTCAGTTCATCTTTTCCACCCGAAGGTAaaattaacaatgaaaaaaaagaaaagataagttaGATCTAAGGAGTTATGGAAGGTATATATACATCTAGCACCTCTAGggtgaggaaattttttttgggtcagccTAGGCTAAATTGAGTTAAGCTAATGGCGAGTACTTTGACCTTGACCATCGATCAAGTTCAAGCTTAAGGTCGAGCTACTCAAGCATTTTATCGAGTATGATTTGAGCTCACTCATACTTTGTTGAATAGACTCCTGAGTTTAATAGAGATTTTGTTCTTATGAGCACAAATCttctaaaaattacaaatctTCTCTACCTCTAATCTCCATGACGATCGTAGGGGTTTTGGTattttgttgaattatgaagATTTACTTCTCCACATGTTAAATATGTGTTTATTTAATCTATTATGGTTGTTTTCGTACATTGATGATGTAGAGGAAGTCGAATCTAGGCGTGCACCGCTTACTGATAACGTCGTAATTATTGAAGAATGAATTTTTAACGTATGCTCATCACTGATAAAAACACGAGATCCAATGATCGGTTGTCAATTTTGCTTGATAGATTTGTTCATGTGGAACGAGTTTGTGCTTAACTTTACAATTACTCCATCAATTCTCCTCGCattttggatttggctttgtttttcaGTATTTATGCTTTGTTTCAATTTGTTTTGTCATGAAAATTATGTACTTTTGCATcattttgagtaatgaatacaattttcttttgatcattaagaaaaaaaaaaaaaaaaaaaacctccattATTCAAACTTTCTATTGGACCTTGAGCTTGAACACAGGTTCCTTTATAAATCGATGACCATGGAGCTTGACAAAATATTTCGATGGGTCGAGGTGAGCTCGAAGTTGGCACTATTTCAATTCAACTTAACTTGACTCGGTGACACCCCCGGCACTAAGGAACTAGGCTTTCTGATTAGCGTTGTGATCTAATTCTTATATTGTCTCCGTTGGATATTGTCTTCTTAATCATGTGGAAGTCTTTACACATGGTCATAGAAAAGAACTCGTTATTTCTTCAGAAGCTTACCGAGTTCTTCTCCATAGAAAAGACTGGAGCTAATTTGAGACCCTGTAAATTTGATGGGCGGATGGAAACACTATAATCATCGACATCTTCCATGTCCAGCCATGTCCATGCTTTAGTTCTTTGGTCTCACAATCAAATCGTCGATAAAATAATTTATACATTAGACATGAATCCACACGTTGCGCAGGAATAAATGTTAAAAATAAGTTACTTTATCTTAAAAcgaataattataataaataattaaa
The window above is part of the Eucalyptus grandis isolate ANBG69807.140 chromosome 6, ASM1654582v1, whole genome shotgun sequence genome. Proteins encoded here:
- the LOC104450381 gene encoding uncharacterized protein LOC104450381 — translated: MEEDLHRETKLMASSGVLYIKLNIQKAQCSSEKDGGSSYEEEDDHVEYPAASESTSPVCMFCRKGFSSGKALGGHMRIHAQSTKEPLRKKIHGRKIKRSGTKNNSRRSSATMAGGQDDHQTCVICGKSFPSIKSLYGHMRSHPEREWRGIQPPSAAAAKQSSPSTVSDSVVVRKADDDQIGSDDDAKERSSGAVDLSKSVPGWGVTAKRGKKAGTPSVAGSGSGSGSGSRSGSGEGVGLDAQVQEALVMLADGNPPSKVSPLIRPRIDATTDDKDEHRMEENCKANCCIDSYSGIEARNCSAIAENKEVEAFSETELKPKKPVNMMMNRVKEERVQRSYYKLGSELKKSRRIKRFRDLEELHADYDVQNRIVDPATPGRFKCSICNKSFSSHQALGGHKSSHSKPTKNSQTIRRDRETVSAEFSAVPGSYRLDADLSTPLSQVANSPSAIGEMSSKVLDFDLNELPPMEDDKERVVGLGADSGHCSG
- the LOC104450382 gene encoding photosystem I reaction center subunit V, chloroplastic, whose translation is MAAASPAVLSLAAGATSRRHAGGLSPASISFQGLRPLANRATRASSSSSAAAAAPRRSGAVRAELSAPVVISLSTGLSLFLGRFVFFNFQRENVAKQVPEQNGKTHFEAGDVRAQEYVSLLKSNDPVGFNIVDVLAWGSIGHIVAYYILATTSNGYDPKFFG